One segment of Acidianus sp. HS-5 DNA contains the following:
- a CDS encoding PQQ-binding-like beta-propeller repeat protein, with protein sequence MNRGRVTSIIIISTFLLLLIIISSLLLISTHNNNSHKITPQTLTVYKESSLLPYDGNTTVFEGVPSHFYVIPVKTGFFILNITTAIVVPPSVYHCLLLVTTSGPMNLASRQLCSCQGCVYAINITNGEVVWFNRLNNQIMTQPIVVNCIVIVGLGNNVFQNCHVRGTGYNAIIALNATDGKVLWEYKTLGEDMPTPVFYNGKIIEANGNGQVFALNLSGGVCWSDNITSYVSMSSPLLVDGIVYFGSANPYIFWAVNASNGNILWYVNFSSTHTSLGGLDDASPAYCKGIVVSAYTIKSCTTIQEVLFAVNATTGKILWCINEGYAGVPPNLESPPPLIYDGVVYHDSPVGLLYAVNLATGKVLWTFHTGFTVDNPEIYEGNVIIQNASGYLFVISSQGSLLKGLQTPVMPGAGNMLITCNSLILVGVNGIIDALPLYCLT encoded by the coding sequence ATGAATAGAGGAAGGGTTACTAGTATAATAATTATATCAACTTTTTTATTGTTATTAATCATCATATCTTCATTATTGTTAATATCTACTCATAATAACAATTCACATAAGATTACGCCTCAAACTCTTACAGTTTATAAAGAATCTTCTCTCCTCCCTTATGATGGTAATACAACAGTTTTTGAAGGAGTTCCTTCTCACTTTTATGTAATTCCAGTAAAGACTGGTTTCTTTATCCTTAATATCACTACAGCAATTGTAGTTCCTCCTTCTGTATATCACTGTTTATTGTTAGTAACAACTTCAGGTCCCATGAATTTAGCTTCAAGACAGCTCTGTAGTTGTCAAGGGTGTGTGTACGCAATAAACATAACTAATGGTGAGGTAGTCTGGTTTAATAGGCTTAATAATCAAATTATGACTCAACCTATAGTAGTTAATTGCATAGTAATAGTAGGGCTTGGTAATAACGTCTTTCAAAATTGTCACGTAAGGGGTACTGGATATAATGCTATAATTGCATTAAATGCTACTGACGGAAAAGTCCTATGGGAATATAAAACGTTAGGAGAAGATATGCCAACTCCTGTTTTCTATAACGGTAAAATTATTGAAGCTAACGGTAACGGGCAGGTATTTGCACTAAACTTAAGTGGAGGAGTTTGTTGGTCTGATAATATAACTTCCTATGTTAGTATGTCCTCTCCTCTGCTGGTTGATGGTATAGTTTATTTCGGCAGCGCAAATCCTTACATTTTCTGGGCTGTTAATGCTTCAAACGGGAATATATTATGGTATGTTAACTTTTCTTCAACTCATACTTCTTTAGGAGGACTGGATGACGCTTCTCCAGCTTACTGTAAAGGGATAGTAGTAAGCGCTTATACTATAAAGAGTTGCACTACAATTCAAGAAGTCTTGTTTGCAGTAAATGCTACTACTGGCAAAATTCTGTGGTGTATAAATGAAGGATATGCAGGAGTTCCGCCTAATTTAGAATCTCCTCCACCACTCATATACGATGGAGTGGTTTATCACGATTCACCAGTAGGTTTACTTTATGCTGTTAACTTAGCAACTGGAAAAGTTCTTTGGACTTTCCATACTGGTTTCACTGTTGATAATCCAGAGATATACGAGGGCAATGTAATTATACAGAACGCTAGTGGATACCTCTTCGTTATATCTTCTCAAGGTTCTCTACTTAAAGGTTTACAAACTCCAGTAATGCCTGGAGCAGGAAACATGCTCATAACTTGTAATTCCTTGATATTAGTAGGCGTTAACGGTATAATAGATGCATTACCCCTTTACTGTTTGACGTAA
- a CDS encoding carboxypeptidase regulatory-like domain-containing protein, whose amino-acid sequence MMSHKYLIPILAIFVLFTVSSINLLAADSVITVTTAPIYHPGQTVVVEGTAPPNVEVGISVYNPNGVDVYSTIVNSTSSGEYSAVLFTFPSAANSQYPYGTYAIKVGTNTGFTNETTFEFEPQLATVVVQVFNSQNIPIQGAKVSAVGTPYFAITNSTGEAVLMLPSGTYTIQVVPPSPYVTTQKTITVVAPKSYTLKFTVEVQEVAVDITKVLGYNSTHATIVDILSPAQNINIDTLGNSILIICAIVTYAGIPVSNATVTATFDGASYPGKYNATVGAYEIMITIPNMQFEGNLIINATYTNPSGTFTATEEEFLTVQYNQEQEILNLTKEVNSLKVELSTLEMYLSGNISYFKGQISTLEMYLSGNVTKLDGELSTLEMYLSGNVSYLNGKISNLEMYLSGNISYFKTELSTLEMYLSGNISYFNSKISTLEGNLSADSTKISNLEAYLSGNVTKLDGELSTLETYLSNNITYFKGQISDLNSKVSSMTTIEYGSLVLAIIGLIIAIVALVLVFRKVA is encoded by the coding sequence ATGATGTCTCATAAATATTTAATTCCTATATTAGCAATATTTGTATTGTTTACGGTTTCGTCAATAAACTTACTTGCAGCAGACTCTGTAATAACAGTTACTACAGCGCCAATTTATCATCCGGGTCAGACAGTGGTTGTAGAAGGGACTGCTCCTCCTAATGTAGAAGTTGGAATTTCAGTGTATAATCCAAATGGGGTTGATGTATATAGTACTATAGTAAATAGCACATCATCTGGTGAGTATTCTGCCGTATTATTTACTTTCCCAAGTGCTGCCAATAGTCAGTATCCATATGGAACATATGCAATAAAGGTTGGTACAAACACTGGCTTTACTAATGAGACAACTTTTGAATTTGAGCCTCAGTTAGCTACTGTAGTTGTTCAAGTATTTAATTCTCAAAATATACCAATTCAAGGAGCTAAAGTATCTGCTGTAGGAACTCCATATTTTGCTATTACTAACTCTACTGGTGAGGCAGTATTGATGTTACCAAGCGGAACGTATACTATACAAGTAGTACCTCCATCTCCTTATGTTACTACTCAAAAAACTATTACGGTAGTAGCACCAAAGTCATATACGCTTAAGTTTACTGTAGAAGTTCAAGAAGTTGCAGTTGATATAACAAAAGTATTAGGCTATAATTCCACTCATGCAACAATAGTTGATATATTAAGTCCGGCTCAGAACATTAATATTGATACTCTAGGTAATAGTATTTTAATAATATGTGCAATTGTAACCTATGCGGGCATTCCAGTTAGTAATGCTACCGTAACTGCTACATTTGATGGCGCTTCTTATCCTGGAAAATATAACGCAACTGTAGGAGCTTACGAAATAATGATTACAATTCCAAACATGCAGTTTGAGGGCAATTTAATAATTAACGCAACCTATACTAATCCTTCTGGAACATTTACTGCAACTGAAGAAGAATTTTTGACCGTTCAATATAATCAGGAACAAGAGATATTGAATCTGACTAAAGAAGTAAATTCGTTAAAAGTTGAGTTATCTACACTGGAGATGTACTTGTCTGGTAACATAAGCTACTTTAAGGGTCAAATATCTACACTGGAGATGTACTTGTCTGGTAATGTTACGAAGCTTGATGGTGAGTTATCTACACTAGAGATGTACTTGTCAGGAAACGTCAGCTACTTAAATGGTAAAATATCTAATCTAGAGATGTACTTATCTGGTAACATAAGCTACTTCAAGACTGAGTTATCTACACTGGAGATGTACTTGTCTGGTAACATAAGCTACTTTAACAGTAAAATATCTACCTTGGAAGGTAATTTATCTGCTGATAGTACAAAAATATCTAATCTAGAGGCATACTTGTCTGGTAATGTTACGAAGCTTGATGGTGAGTTATCTACATTGGAAACGTACTTGTCTAATAACATAACTTACTTCAAGGGCCAAATAAGCGATTTAAACAGTAAAGTATCTTCTATGACAACGATTGAATACGGAAGTTTGGTTCTTGCTATAATCGGTCTAATAATTGCTATAGTAGCATTGGTACTCGTATTTAGGAAAGTAGCATAA
- the treY gene encoding malto-oligosyltrehalose synthase has translation MSYRIQLNKHFNFSDLISILDYLQDLGVEWLYLSPILQARKGSTHGYDVYDFKKVSEDLGGEEKFKELCKEARKRGMKIIVDIVPNHMALENPYLLDFLKNPNSKYRKFFDFEGDKIILPILGEKSLEKVKIVEENGERFLDYQELKLPLEGEGKDLEELLKKQRYELVYWKKFDKINYRRFFDVNGLIGIRQEDEEVFNEYHEKIFELKDCIDGLRIDHIDGLLNPKRYLEELRERMRDKYIIVEKILSPSEKLRNWKIDGTTGYDFMRDVNLVFVNAKNEEKFKEIYEEFIGQKVNLNKEKVKAKIDVINQLFYGDVNRISRKIKEITGKDIKDSLVKFLSCLNVYRTYITEDEVDWEDIEEIKECTDNDILDLVNERKAMMVLQQLEDPIMAKGYEDTLFYRYNVLISLNEVGSDLKFGISCEEFHSRNIERELFWPNTMTDTSTHDTKFSEDVRARLNALSNFPEEWRNAVNEWSKINEKYKVNGFPTRNDEYRFYQTLLGTWNGYSKEYEERLVNYMIKAIREEKINTSWLNANQEYDNAVIDFVKNAIKDEEFLSSFTPFLKKINNIGSIYSIEQIILKLTSPGLPNIYQGNETLTYLMVDPDNRKKVNFEKIKDMLKEIKAEDPIKLFKEEKFHKLKLYVTWKLLNLRKERKDLFNGYHPLKVNGCGFERNGLITIITFYPFEDFEVKIKGKFVNLIDSSMHEEVIRKNELPFGVYVKQ, from the coding sequence TTGAGCTACAGGATTCAGTTAAATAAACATTTCAACTTCTCCGACCTTATCTCCATTCTAGATTATCTTCAAGACTTAGGAGTAGAATGGTTGTACTTATCTCCGATACTCCAGGCAAGGAAAGGAAGTACCCACGGCTATGACGTTTACGACTTCAAGAAGGTAAGCGAAGATCTAGGAGGAGAAGAGAAGTTTAAGGAACTCTGCAAAGAGGCGAGAAAGAGAGGAATGAAGATAATAGTTGACATAGTTCCAAACCACATGGCTTTAGAAAATCCTTACTTACTAGACTTCCTAAAGAATCCCAACTCGAAGTATAGAAAATTCTTCGACTTTGAAGGGGATAAAATAATTCTACCAATACTTGGGGAAAAAAGCCTTGAGAAAGTGAAAATTGTGGAAGAGAACGGAGAGAGATTCCTAGATTATCAGGAGTTAAAATTACCGCTAGAAGGAGAAGGAAAAGACCTCGAAGAACTTTTGAAAAAACAAAGATATGAGTTGGTTTATTGGAAGAAATTCGATAAAATAAATTATAGGAGATTTTTTGATGTAAACGGATTAATAGGAATAAGACAGGAAGATGAAGAAGTTTTCAATGAATATCACGAGAAGATTTTCGAACTAAAAGACTGTATTGATGGGCTCAGGATAGACCACATAGACGGTTTACTTAACCCTAAAAGATACCTTGAGGAACTTAGAGAGAGAATGAGAGATAAATACATTATCGTAGAGAAAATACTCTCTCCTAGCGAAAAATTGAGAAATTGGAAGATAGACGGAACTACTGGATACGATTTTATGAGAGATGTTAACTTAGTATTTGTTAATGCAAAAAACGAGGAGAAGTTTAAAGAAATTTACGAGGAATTCATAGGACAGAAAGTGAACTTAAATAAAGAAAAAGTAAAAGCAAAGATTGACGTTATAAATCAGCTCTTTTATGGTGATGTTAACAGAATATCTAGAAAAATTAAGGAAATTACTGGGAAAGACATCAAGGATAGCTTGGTAAAATTCCTGTCATGTCTTAACGTTTATAGAACTTACATTACCGAGGACGAAGTAGATTGGGAAGATATTGAGGAAATAAAGGAGTGCACAGATAACGACATACTTGACTTAGTTAATGAAAGGAAAGCGATGATGGTCTTACAACAACTTGAAGACCCGATAATGGCAAAAGGCTATGAAGACACTCTCTTTTACAGATATAACGTATTGATCTCTCTGAATGAAGTTGGTAGCGATCTAAAGTTCGGTATTTCTTGCGAGGAATTCCACTCAAGAAACATAGAAAGGGAACTCTTCTGGCCAAATACTATGACAGATACGTCAACACACGATACTAAGTTCAGCGAAGACGTAAGGGCAAGGTTAAATGCATTGAGCAATTTTCCTGAGGAATGGAGAAATGCTGTAAATGAATGGAGTAAGATAAATGAGAAGTACAAGGTTAATGGATTCCCTACTAGGAATGATGAATACAGATTTTACCAGACTTTACTAGGCACTTGGAATGGATATTCTAAGGAATATGAGGAAAGGTTAGTAAATTACATGATTAAAGCAATAAGAGAAGAGAAGATTAATACTTCATGGTTAAATGCCAACCAAGAATATGATAATGCAGTAATAGATTTTGTGAAGAATGCAATAAAGGATGAGGAATTTCTCTCTTCTTTTACTCCATTCCTTAAAAAGATAAATAATATAGGCAGTATATATTCGATAGAGCAAATAATTCTAAAGTTAACTTCTCCAGGCTTGCCCAACATCTACCAAGGTAATGAAACTTTAACTTACCTAATGGTTGACCCTGATAATAGAAAGAAAGTAAATTTTGAAAAAATAAAGGATATGTTGAAAGAGATCAAAGCTGAAGATCCTATAAAACTATTTAAGGAAGAGAAGTTTCACAAGCTTAAACTATACGTTACTTGGAAGTTATTGAACTTAAGAAAAGAAAGGAAAGATCTATTTAATGGTTATCATCCGCTGAAAGTAAATGGATGTGGATTTGAAAGAAACGGATTAATCACAATAATAACCTTTTACCCTTTTGAAGATTTCGAAGTAAAAATAAAAGGAAAATTCGTAAACTTGATTGACTCATCAATGCACGAGGAGGTAATTAGAAAAAATGAGCTACCTTTTGGTGTTTACGTCAAACAGTAA
- a CDS encoding ATP-binding cassette domain-containing protein, protein MSVVIAKDLTKKYGDFLAVDHINFEIEKGEIYGLLGPNGAGKTTTIKMLTGLIPITEGDAIIAGISVKKKPGEVKKRIGWISSEVILDDELTAWENLEIQAKLLGVKDWQERANQLLDYFGIKEFKNRKAGKFSTGMRKKLEVSMALLHSPEIIFMDEPTIGLDVNTRASLWNLIRQINKDYEVTILLTTHYMEEADMLCRRISIINRGKIIAKGTPEELKERYGGDVIEIELKEKKDGVISDLESIGKVIRNDGKIAIKVGNAEEVLLKVINVVGQSNIKSIKINKSSLDTVFLNLTGGSLEEEEFDARKFYAMLRRARR, encoded by the coding sequence ATGAGTGTAGTCATTGCGAAAGATCTTACTAAAAAGTACGGAGACTTCCTCGCAGTAGACCACATAAACTTTGAAATAGAGAAAGGAGAGATTTACGGACTTTTAGGACCAAACGGTGCAGGAAAGACTACTACTATAAAAATGCTAACAGGATTAATCCCAATAACTGAAGGCGACGCAATAATTGCAGGAATTTCAGTAAAGAAGAAACCTGGAGAAGTAAAAAAGAGAATAGGCTGGATTTCTTCAGAAGTAATCTTAGACGACGAGTTAACAGCTTGGGAAAACTTGGAAATTCAAGCCAAACTCCTAGGAGTTAAAGACTGGCAAGAAAGAGCAAACCAATTGCTCGATTATTTCGGAATTAAAGAATTCAAAAACAGGAAGGCAGGAAAGTTCTCCACCGGAATGAGGAAAAAGTTAGAAGTATCTATGGCGTTACTCCATTCGCCGGAAATAATATTCATGGACGAGCCAACTATAGGTTTAGACGTAAACACTAGGGCTTCCCTCTGGAATTTGATTAGGCAAATAAACAAGGACTATGAAGTTACAATACTCCTAACTACACATTACATGGAGGAGGCAGACATGCTTTGTAGGAGAATAAGTATAATTAATAGAGGAAAAATCATTGCAAAGGGAACTCCTGAAGAGCTAAAAGAAAGATATGGAGGAGATGTTATTGAAATTGAATTAAAAGAAAAGAAAGACGGAGTAATCTCTGACTTAGAAAGCATTGGAAAAGTAATAAGAAACGACGGAAAAATTGCGATCAAAGTAGGCAATGCTGAAGAAGTATTGCTGAAGGTAATAAACGTCGTAGGGCAAAGCAATATAAAATCAATTAAGATAAACAAGTCGTCCCTAGATACGGTATTCTTAAACTTAACCGGAGGAAGCTTAGAGGAAGAAGAGTTTGACGCTAGGAAATTCTACGCAATGTTAAGGAGGGCGAGAAGATGA
- a CDS encoding ion channel, with translation MFLSVRSIASLILLGGVVIFGVTGSYILGHFGHNFNQSMDLVNSIYFTVVTLSTVGYGDIVPITPIAKIFVVVLIVFGMGAFLTALTSISGDIASKRILDLTGRLEKIEEEMNKVKVLLIGSGGVNLSLAENFEKEKIRYILLISDKTEAERLSEKGIKTYAINIISEEEIRKFHPEKVKTIIIDMQNTSDMLYVILILTELAKDSNIIAIVHNEDLEKRLESVRKIKDIKIVNPSKQVAQELFSSLK, from the coding sequence ATGTTTTTATCCGTAAGATCTATAGCTTCGCTTATACTCTTAGGAGGAGTAGTAATATTTGGCGTTACAGGATCATATATTTTAGGCCATTTCGGGCACAATTTTAATCAATCCATGGACCTTGTGAATTCAATATATTTCACTGTAGTAACGCTCTCAACGGTAGGTTATGGGGATATTGTGCCTATTACACCGATAGCTAAAATTTTTGTTGTGGTTCTAATAGTATTCGGCATGGGGGCATTCTTAACTGCATTAACAAGTATTTCGGGAGATATAGCTAGTAAAAGAATACTAGATCTAACAGGAAGATTAGAAAAAATTGAAGAAGAAATGAACAAAGTCAAAGTCTTATTAATAGGCAGCGGAGGGGTTAACTTATCGTTGGCAGAAAACTTTGAAAAAGAGAAAATAAGATATATCTTACTCATCTCAGATAAAACAGAAGCTGAGAGACTTTCAGAAAAAGGAATAAAAACATACGCAATAAACATAATTTCTGAGGAAGAGATTAGAAAATTCCATCCTGAGAAAGTAAAGACTATTATAATAGATATGCAAAACACATCCGATATGCTATATGTTATACTAATATTGACTGAACTAGCAAAAGATTCAAATATCATTGCAATAGTTCATAACGAAGATTTAGAAAAAAGATTGGAAAGCGTAAGAAAAATAAAGGATATAAAGATCGTAAACCCAAGCAAACAGGTGGCTCAAGAATTATTCTCATCTCTAAAATAA
- a CDS encoding ABC transporter permease → MIEGLEALYMREVKRIYRSIYMWIMIISQPVMWLIFFGSSLSGMPKEVLISFFHTTNYIAFILPGELSVSMLFVGMFSSMSLIQDKRFGYMKRVFITPVPKYYVFLAKVFGGITRGLLQVPILIGTAVAMGVSLNINVINIIGIILALTFLGMGFSSLYAMFTIRTADWQAPGVIANLLNLPLMFSSTALFPKAFFPSWLSAISDVNPITYSAELGREALLSGDPNWAYLGYLAIFGLIMLAIGSYLTNKYMQSE, encoded by the coding sequence ATGATAGAAGGTTTAGAAGCACTATACATGAGGGAAGTTAAGAGAATTTATAGAAGTATTTACATGTGGATAATGATAATCTCACAGCCAGTAATGTGGCTAATCTTTTTCGGAAGTTCTCTCTCAGGAATGCCTAAGGAAGTCCTAATTTCCTTCTTCCACACTACAAACTACATCGCATTTATCCTCCCTGGAGAACTGTCAGTATCAATGCTTTTCGTAGGGATGTTCTCCTCAATGAGCTTAATACAAGATAAAAGGTTCGGTTACATGAAGAGAGTATTCATAACTCCGGTTCCCAAATACTACGTTTTCCTGGCAAAAGTCTTCGGAGGAATAACTAGGGGATTACTACAAGTGCCTATCTTAATAGGTACTGCAGTAGCAATGGGAGTTTCACTAAACATTAACGTGATAAATATAATAGGAATAATCTTAGCGTTAACTTTTCTAGGTATGGGATTCTCTTCACTTTACGCTATGTTCACAATAAGGACCGCAGACTGGCAAGCTCCTGGCGTTATTGCAAACTTACTCAATTTGCCTTTAATGTTCTCCAGTACTGCCCTCTTTCCCAAAGCTTTCTTCCCATCTTGGCTTTCAGCAATAAGCGACGTAAATCCAATTACTTACTCAGCAGAATTAGGAAGAGAAGCCCTGCTCTCAGGAGATCCTAACTGGGCTTACTTAGGTTATCTAGCAATTTTTGGATTAATAATGCTAGCAATAGGAAGTTATTTAACCAATAAATACATGCAGTCTGAATAA
- a CDS encoding TrpB-like pyridoxal phosphate-dependent enzyme, with translation MIVRYDLPQDKIPTTWYNILPDLPESLPPPKDETGKAFEVLKEALPSKVLEIEFSQERYIKIPDEVLERYLQIGRPTPIIRARKLEEYFGNVVKIYMKMESHTYSGSHKINSALAHVYYATLDNAKFVSTETGAGQWGAAVALAAALFHVKAHVFMVRTSYFAKPYRRYLMQMYGADVHPSPSEFTPYGREVLQKDSNNPGSLGIAITEAVRYALENGGKYVVGSVVNSDILFKTIAGQEAKVQMEMIGEDPDYIIGVVGGGSNYSALAFPFLGEELRSGKVRRKYIASGSLEVPKMTKGVYKYDYPDTGRVLPELKMYTIGSDFIPPPVYAGGLRYHAVAPTLSLLMSKGIVEARDYDQETAFTWAKLFSQIEGWVPAPETSHALPIIKEIADDAKKTGEKKTILLSFSGHGLLDLANFAEVLGFK, from the coding sequence ATGATCGTTAGATACGATCTCCCGCAGGACAAAATACCAACAACTTGGTATAATATTTTACCAGATTTACCGGAATCGTTACCTCCACCAAAGGACGAAACAGGAAAAGCTTTTGAAGTTCTAAAGGAAGCTTTACCTTCAAAGGTCCTTGAAATAGAATTTTCACAGGAAAGATATATAAAAATTCCTGATGAGGTTCTTGAAAGATACTTGCAAATAGGAAGACCAACTCCTATAATAAGGGCTAGAAAACTTGAGGAATACTTCGGTAATGTTGTAAAAATTTACATGAAGATGGAGAGCCATACATATAGTGGATCTCATAAGATTAACAGCGCTTTAGCCCACGTTTATTACGCAACATTGGATAACGCAAAATTTGTTTCGACAGAAACCGGAGCGGGTCAATGGGGAGCAGCGGTTGCTTTAGCTGCGGCATTATTCCACGTTAAGGCTCACGTCTTCATGGTTAGGACAAGCTATTTTGCAAAGCCTTATAGGAGGTATTTAATGCAGATGTATGGTGCTGATGTTCATCCTTCTCCTTCAGAGTTTACTCCTTATGGTAGGGAAGTTCTTCAGAAGGATTCCAACAATCCTGGATCTCTGGGAATAGCTATTACTGAGGCAGTAAGATATGCACTTGAAAATGGAGGAAAATATGTCGTTGGAAGTGTAGTAAACTCCGATATTCTGTTTAAGACTATTGCAGGACAGGAGGCAAAAGTCCAAATGGAGATGATAGGTGAGGATCCAGATTACATTATAGGAGTAGTAGGTGGTGGGTCTAATTACTCTGCATTAGCTTTTCCATTCTTAGGTGAAGAGTTGCGTTCAGGAAAAGTGAGGAGAAAATACATTGCCTCAGGATCTTTGGAAGTCCCTAAGATGACCAAAGGGGTTTACAAGTATGATTATCCAGATACCGGAAGAGTGTTACCGGAATTGAAAATGTATACAATAGGTTCTGATTTCATTCCACCGCCAGTTTACGCTGGAGGACTAAGGTATCACGCTGTTGCACCTACACTATCTCTTTTGATGAGTAAAGGAATAGTTGAAGCCAGAGATTACGATCAAGAAACTGCGTTTACTTGGGCTAAGTTGTTCTCTCAAATAGAGGGATGGGTTCCAGCACCAGAAACTAGCCACGCTTTACCGATAATTAAGGAGATTGCAGATGATGCGAAGAAAACTGGAGAGAAGAAGACCATACTGCTTAGTTTTTCTGGCCATGGATTGTTAGATTTAGCTAACTTTGCTGAAGTTCTAGGTTTTAAGTAA